The Pempheris klunzingeri isolate RE-2024b chromosome 1, fPemKlu1.hap1, whole genome shotgun sequence genome includes a region encoding these proteins:
- the LOC139200419 gene encoding uncharacterized protein, with protein sequence MKMRTLLFGVILGFLAVVHSTPINTVTLFPTNSEDEVVREALTDGFLFDHDFLSSHTTESPKINKTVQASPEPSESKESDVFEGSADGVTSIESTTSTFPMTLIVSHAPKSSSDMSSTLSPQSGFTSSSVPNEAQSSITPDMELGSGLESLQYTTKSFSVTSSSTSSVDTEHSSSGTSTTQSPTSGFTSSTLPNEYVAPDHVLVSQITERTVHSTDSGSEDEKMPHQYTTTSSSPTSSSNIETSTSMAFGGFDGLDVVVKAEGRSLNAPQVTLPIVEEPEAVGDTPSNKGHTTPSWIIIVGFIAGVAALVMLCVAIATRDKWNGPKHVSQQETKINSANQQREVEMETFMHKDEPKENGKAAEYTVIPLDELPEKYSSH encoded by the exons CTGTGACCCTGTTCCCCACCAACTCTGAGGATGAGGTCGTCCGAGAGGCCCTGACGGACGGGTTCCTTTTCGATCACGattttctctcttcacacacaACTGAATCgcccaaaataaacaaaactgtTCAAGCATCCCCTGAGCCATCTGAATCCAAAGAGAGTGACGTGTTTGAGGGCAGTGCTGATGGGGTGACAAGCATCGAGTCCACAACCTCCACATTCCCCATGACGCTGATTGTTTCACATGCTCCAAAGTCCAGTTCAGATATGTCTAGCACCCTAAGCCCCCAGTCTGGTTTCACCTCTTCATCAGTGCCAAATGAAGCCCAGTCAAGCATCACCCCAGACATGGAGTTAGGATCTGGACTAGAGTCTCTCCAGTACACTACtaaaagcttcagtgtgacctCTAGCTCTACCTCCTCAGTGGACACTGAACACTCCAGTTCAGGCACATCTACCACCCAAAGCCCCACGTCTGGATTCACCTCCTCAACATTGCCAAATGAGTACGTGGCCCCAGACCACGTTTTGGTCTCTCAAATCACTGAACGCACTGTCCACAGCACTGATTCAGGATCTGAAGATGAAAAGATGCCTCACCAGTACACTACTACAAGCTCAAGTCCGACCTCGAGCTCCAACATAGAAACTAGCACATCCATGGCTTTTGGGGGATTCGACGGATTAGATGTAGTCGTAAAAGCAGAGGGGCGAAGTTTAAACGCTCCCCAAGTGACATTACCCATTG TTGAAGAACCAGAGGCAGTGGGAGACACACCCTCCAACAAAGGACACACTACACCAA GTTGGATAATCATCGTTGGTTTTATCGCTGGTGTTGCAGCACTGGTTATGCTCTGCGTTGCCATTGCTACCAGAGACAA GTGGAATGGACCAAAGCATGTATCCCAGCAAGAGACCAAAATTAACTCCGCAAACCAGCAGAGGGAGGTAGAGATGGAGACATTCATGCATAAAGACGAGCCCAAGGAGAACGGAAAGGCAGCAGAGTACACAGTCATCCCCCTAGATGAGCTTCCAGAGAAATATTCATCACACTGA
- the LOC139200408 gene encoding excitatory amino acid transporter 2-like, translating to MHKQVEVRMDESHLEPRVETPDSACSTLCDKIMKNMVLTLTILGVFLGSITGMLLRHISPLPPDVIMIIGFPGEILMRMLKMLILPLVVSSLVTGLAGLDAKSSGRLGTRAMVYYMSTTVIAAVLGVILVLLIHPGNPKLRANLGQGKKNDDVSSVDAFFDLIRNLFPENLVQACFQQIQTVVTKVPVPTNRTKAPPQFTVKRSLQFKGGMNVLGLIGFFVAFGVIMGKMGEKAKLMLEFFNVLNEIVMKLVGAIMWYSPIGIACLICGKIISIADLEVVARQLGMYMITVIVGLIIHGGIFLPLIYFVIVKENPFKFFMGIFQAWVTALGTASSAGTLPVTFRCLEENLGIDKRVTRFVLPVGATINMDGTALYEAVAAIFIAQMNGIELDWGQIVTVSMTATLASVGAASIPSAGLVTMLLILTAVGLPTQDISLLVAVDWLLDRFRTSVNVVGDSYGAGIVYHLSKHELDSFDSQQTRMDDFEMAKTQSYFENNTNQNVYAHHNSLLIDDCKVTMGKNGKTAEFSLVEEGPWKCE from the exons ATGCATAAGCAAGTGGAGGTCAGGATGGATGAGAGCCACCTGGAGCCCAGAGTGGAGACTCCTGACAGTGCATGTAGCACTCTGTGTGATAAAATCATGAAGAACATGGTTCTCACTCTCACAATCCTCG gtgtgtttctggGTTCCATTACTGGAATGCTGCTGCGGCACATATCGCCTCTCCCTCCTGATGTTATTATGATCATCGGCTTCCCTGGGGAGATCCTAATGAGGATGCTGAAGATGCTTATTTTGCCTCTTGTTGTTTCCAGTCTGGTCACAG GACTAGCCGGTTTGGATGCCAAATCCAGCGGCCGCTTAGGCACCAGGGCCATGGTGTACTACATGTCGACGACGGTGATTGCAGCTGTCCTGGGGGTGATCCTGGTGCTGCTCATCCATCCCGGCAACCCCAAGCTGAGAGCCAATCTCGGACAGGGAAAGAAGAACGATGATGTGTCAAGCGTGGACGCTTTCTTTGATCTTATCAGAAATCTTTTCCCAGAGAACTTGGTGCAGGCTTGCTTTCAGCAG ATCCAGACGGTAGTCACCAAGGTACCAGTGCCCACTAACCGAACCAAAGCACCTCCACAGTTCACAGTTAAAAGGTCGCTTCAGTTCAAAGGAGGCATGAATGTCCTGG GTTTGATTGGATTCTTTGTCGCTTTTGGAGTCATTATGGGGAAAATGGGAGAAAAGGCCAAGCTGATGTTGGAGTTTTTCAACGTCCTCAATGAGATTGTCATGAAGCTCGTTGGCGCAATTATGTG GTACTCCCCTATTGGTATTGCCTGCCTCATCTGTGGAAAGATCATCTCCATTGCTGACTTGGAAGTGGTTGCGAGGCAGCTGGGAATGTACATGATCACTGTGATAGTGGGTCTCATCATTCATGGAGGCATCTTCCTTCCGCTGATATATTTTGTGATAGTAAAAGAAAATCCCTTCAAGTTCTTCATGGGGATATTCCAAGCCTGGGTCACAGCACTTGGGACAGCTTCCAG tGCCGGTACCTTGCCTGTCACATTCCGATGCTTAGAGGAGAACCTGGGCATCGACAAGAGAGTAACACGTTTTGTCCTCCCTGTGGGTGCCACCATCAACATGGATGGCACAGCGCTTTATGAGGCTGTGGCTGCCATCTTCATCGCTCAGATGAATGGGATAGAGCTTGACTGGGGACAGATTGTTACTGTCAG TATGACAGCCACGCTGGCCAGTGTTGGAGCAGCCAGTATCCCCAGTGCTGGCCTTGTGACCATGCTTCTGATCCTCACGGCGGTGGGGCTGCCCACTCAGGACATCAGCCTCCTGGTCGCCGTCGATTGGCTGCT GGATCGTTTCCGCACCTCAGTTAATGTGGTTGGGGACTCCTATGGAGCAGGTATCGTGTACCACCTCTCCAAACACGAGCTTGACTCCTTTGACTCCCAGCAGACCCGGATGGACGACTTTGAGATGGCAAAGACTcaatcttattttgaaaataacacCAACCAGAATGTATACGCTCACCACAACTCACTCTTGATAGACGACTGCAAG GTCACCATGGGCAAAAATGGCAAGACTGCAGAGTTCTCTCTTGTTGAGGAAGGACCATGGAAATGCGAGTAA